GAACCGGGGCTCCAGCGTATACAATTGCCTATAATACCCTTCAGGTAGCAATCATGAAGCTGAAAACGAATGATATGAAAACAAGCAATAAAGAGTTGGCTAATTAAACAAAATTTAAGGGGGCGTTGCTCGGTGAATACGGTACTGAGAAGTTGGGGGGAAGCCCTAGCGGCTATCGTATTTATCACTTCGCTCATAATTGACCTAGCCGCTGGCTAGGTTTTTTGCTAGATTTTATATGTTTTGGGTTTGGGGTGAGCAAAGCTTATCCCTTTTTGGCGTCCACCACAGACTTCTTTGCTACGGCGGTTTTTGGTCTCAAAGAACCTCTAATGAACCGTACGATGCTTATATACGTGAAAATGGCTACTTTGGAGATTTAATGAACGGAGTTGGCGCTAACGAGCACTTTATTGGCCGAATGGTGATCATTTGCTTGAGATAGCGCATCTGGAGTTCATTAGATTTTCAGAATGGGCGATTTTAGCGGAATAAAGGGTATTGAGTTCGTTAGTGGTTTGGGGCTTGCCTCAAGGTACATGGACTTGGTGAACCTAGCCGCTGGCTAGGTTTTTTGTCATGTTTTGGAGTGATCGAGAGGTTGCCCCGGCTGCCACGTACGGAGAAATGGGAACGTCACGCGCTATACTAGCTGAAAGTGACATTATCGTGAGGTTGGAGGAGCTACAGTCCGCTATTCTGGTCAAAATTGACAGTATAGCTAGTTTGAGGGAACTACAGTTTGCTATTCTAGCCAAAATTGACATTATAGCTAGTTTGAGGGAACTACAGTTCGCTTTTCTAGCCGAAAGTGACATTATAGCTAGTTTGTGGGAACTATGGTCCGCTATTCTAGCCAAAAGTGACATTATAGCTAGTTTGAGGGAACTATGGTGCGCTATATTGCTGTTTGAAGGGAAATTCAGCGCTTTTCGCTGATATAAGAGACTGTAGTTCCGCTATCGTCCAAACATGCCTGCTTTTTGACTAAATAGCGGATTAGAGTTCTCTTACAGGATTTCTCGCTGGTAGGAGGCTCATCTCGCAGGGATCAAAGTCCGGTTGTTTCTTAATTGGGATAATCGGAGTCTCATTGGAGTTGATTAGTTTAGATTAGATTTGAAAGTTACTATAGATCGCACCCGTCGCGAACTATGTCCTTTACGAACTACGTCCTTTACGAACACCGTTCGTTGTGTTATAAATAGATCAAGACATTCAAAATCTAACTCCGAGGTGTAAATCGATATGACAACAACAATCGCAAATACAAAACAACAACAACGCATCGCTATCGTGGGGGCAGGCCCTGGAGGGCTGACATTGGCGCGTATTTTACAGCAGCATGGTGTGGCGAGCGTCGTCTATGAACGAGAACAATCTCCGAGCAGCCGAGGGCAGGGCGGATCATTAGATATTCATCATGATTCTGGCCAAAAGGCACTGCGAGAGGCGGGTTTAATCGACCAATTCGAAGCGCTCGCCCGGTATGAAGGACAGGATTTCCGCTTATTTGATAAAACCGGCAAAATTTATCTGGATGAGGTGGCAGAGCCCCAGGAAGGGGATCGTCCTGAAATCGACCGCGGCGTTCTGCGTGAGCTGTTGATACAGTCACTTGACCCCGCTGCCATTCGTTGGGGGCATAATTTAACCCACGTGGTTCCGTTGGAGAATGGGCAGCATGAGCTGCATTTCGAGAACGGACATATCGATACCGTTAATCTCGTTGTAGCTGCAGATGGCGCGTTTTCACGCATACGGCCGCTTCTCACGGAATCTACTCCTGCGTATTCAGGACTTAGTATGGTTGAGATTTATGTGAATAATGCAGCGGTCGATCATCCAGAAATTTCAGCTTTGAACGGAAGAGGCAAAATGTTTGCCCTCTCGGATCATAAAGGGATCTTGGGGCAGCTTAATGGGGATGGCCGAATCTGCGTATATTTGGCCTTTCAAGTTGAACGGGAATGGCTGAATACCTGCGGCATTTCATTCGATCAGCCAGAAGATGCCAAAGGATTGCTGCTGCAACATTTCGACGATTGGGACGAATCATTAAAGAATTATATCCGCTCTGCCCAAGGTCCGATGTTCCCAAGACGCATTTATATGCTGCCTGTTGGATTAAAGTGGACCAGTAAACCGGGAATTACACTCATCGGTGATGCAGCGCATCTAATGTCTCCTTTTGCGGGAGAAGGCGTAAACTTAGCGATGCTGGATGCTACAGAACTTGCGTTGTCTATTATTGAACATGCCGATATCAACCAAGCAATTCAAGCATACGAGGAGAAAATGTACGTCTATTCGTCCAAATCAGCGGAGGAATCACAAGCCAATCTCGAGCTTACTTTCGGAGACGATGCCGCAGCTAAATTTCTGGATTTGATGAACCAGTATCATAGTGTTGAATAAGTAACATAGCAAATGTGTAAGGTAGTATCATCTTCTCTTCAACTGGATAAACTATCCTCTAATACATGTACGCTTGAGGATAGCGTCCAATTGGAGAAGGGATGTAACTAGCATGACGATACAAGATGGAATTAATCAAGTCGAACAAGCACAGCAGGAAATCGTTGAAGCCAATACATTGATTAATGATGCTATTATTCATAGCTTTTTATTTACATGGAGATGGTGGCTGGGCATTGCCTTGTTTATTGTGCCATGGCTGATTTGGTTGAAATATAAGAAGAAGGATAGCTCAAATAGACTGTTTTTAGCTGGTCTTTGTTCGATTCTACTAGGTCAAATCATCGATATGTTTGCCTTGTCCATGGGGAAATGGTCGTATCCGATCAAGTTTATTCCTTGCTCGGGAACGACATTTCTGCCTTATCACTTTTCAATGCTTCCAGTTGGCGTTATGTTTGCCATTCAAATAAAACCGAAATTAAATCCAATTCTTAAAGGAATTATTTTAGGACTTATTTGCGCGTATCTAATTGAACCTTTCTTTACGAAGACGGGTTTCTATAATCCGAAAAATTGGAAATATATATATGACGTTTGTATCTACTTCTCCATCTACAATATAGCTCATTTGTTAACTAGATTGAAACATTTTGGCCCAATTGAATCAAAGGACGAGTAACCAGGAACGGCTCATGCGCACTTGATGCGAATTGAGCCTTTTTTATTTATAAACTGAGGTTTGTGCCAAAAAAATCATGAGGTTTCTCCATTGCTAATAAAAGCAAACTTTATTATGCTTATCAACGATAATGATTATCATTGTCTTCATAAATTCACTATTGGGGGAAAAAGAGCGAGATGAGAACCGCACGTAGATTTGTCATCCTATTAGCATTAACAACTCTGATGATCGCTTTGGTTGCAGCTTGTGGAACTAAAGTTGAAAAATCAACACTAAAGGATGCCACAGAACAATCTAAAGCAGAACCAGCTACTAGAAAGATAACAGATTCCAAAGGTCATACAGTAGTCATCCCAACGCAAGCCAAAAAAATCGTATACACAGGCAGTGACTTGGGAGATTTGTTGGCATTAGGCGTTAAGCCAGCAGGTGCCACACTAGGAGTTATTGCCAAACAGGTTGCTTATCCGGATTTGTTAGTAGGTATTGAAGATATTGGAGACGTGTCAGCGAATCTGGAGAAGGTTCTCTCACTTGAACCGGATCTGATCCTGATGGACAGTGGAGGCACTTATTATAAATCTACAGATTATGACGCGCTTAATAAGATTGCACCAACGGTAACGTATGACAGGCTGCCTACTTTTGAACGATTGCTTGTCATCGGTGATATTATCGGAAAGAAACAAGTAGCAGAGAAATGGATACAAGATTTCAAAGGGAAAGTTGCTGGAATGAAAGGGAAGTTAACTGTCAAAGAGGGTGAAACGGCCACTGTTTTCATACGCTTAGGGAAAGAATTCTATGTGATGGGGAATAGCGGGTTTTCTACGATCCTATATGATACACTCGGTTACAAGCCTGCTCCCAAAGTTAAGCAAACTTTAATTGATAAGAATGAAAGATTCAGTGATGTAAGCAACGAAGTTCTGCCCGAATTTGCAGGGGACTATCTGTTTGTATTAACGGATGATAATGAAGCAGCCAGAGCTGCGGCAGATTCTTTTACGAATGCTTCGGTTTTTAAATCCCTTAAAGCTGTTGTCAACAAACAAGTGTACTACATCCCAACGAAATGGAACTTCGATGATCCGATTACCAAGGACCGATTATTGGATGAACTTCCGAAGATAATGAAATAATTAGAGCTATCAGCCTTCGTTAGGTGGGAAGCTTTCAACTTCAAGTTGATAAGCTTCTTTTTTTTCTGTACAATTAACTTGATATTGATAACCATTCTCAAATAGCTTTTTCAGGAGGATCACCATTGAATCAAGATGTCAGGGAAGCCCAAATCCTTCATGATCTATTATTTTCCATATGTGGCGTTGGTTCGATGAATAGCACTGACGGATCGATAGATGTAAGCCCATTGGAAGGGCGACATGGGATCATTGCTTTTACCGAAGGCCGCGGTTCTCTCCTGATTGATGGGATTACTGTGCCTATTAAACAGGGAGTATGCCTGATTGCACACGCTGAAACTAAATTAGTGTTTGATACTCGAGAAGGTGATGACCTAACGGGGTTATGGGTCACTTTCAGTATGCACTGTTTGGGTACGAATCGTCCTCTTCCTATACACCCGCACGTTCCCTTTGGGTATCCAATAACCCCAACACCATTCATCAAATGCGTGGACCTGCTGGAGCAAATCGTCCATAAAGGGGAAGATGGGGGGCCATTTGAGAGCTACAAGCAGCAAATTCGTTTGCAAGAATTGCTGCTATTGATGCTGGAAAGTCATCAAGCCAAGCGTGCTGCTACAGATTCCATACAGGCAGTTGAACAATCTGTTGCCTATTTGGAAGAGCACTTCATTGAACATATTACGGTTGAACAGCTTGTACAGCATTCGGGTGTCAGGCGCTGGGAATATAGTTCTATTTTTCAAGCTATCACAGGTTATAAACCTTTGGATTATTTAACAGAAGTGCGAATGAAGCGCGCGAAAGAACTGTTGCTGCTCTCCAATGCGCCCCTCAGAGACATCGCGCACCGGGTAGGATTTAAGGATGAATATTATTTTAATCGTAGATTCCGGCAATCTATGGGGATTTCCCCCAAGCAATATGCGCGTACACATCCAAGGAATGTCATGATTCAGAAGGAGCTAGGTTCCCAGATTGAGCTGCCTTTGCAGAATTCAAGGATTGTTGTGATTGGATATGCCTTGGGAAATTTGCTTACGCTTGGCGTGAGGCCAGTCGGCGCTGATTTGACGGTAATCGGCAAACAGGTTGTTTATCGCAATGAACTCCAACATATTATGGATATTGGACCCAGAGAGGATTTGGAGCGAATAAAGGCACTCGCGCCCGATTTTATTTTTTACTGCAACACGGTTGAAACCGCAGCAACGCCTATTTCCCAGATTGCGCCGACCTTGGTTCTTGACAGAGAAGATGCCAACTTCGAGCAGCTTAGATTAATGGCGGCCGTATTGGGCAAGAGACCTCATGCTGAGAAATGGATTAAGAACTATAAGTCCAAATCCAAGGCATTATGGAACCAATATCGGCTAGATATCAAAGCGAATGAAACGGTAACTGTCATTGTTATCGTAGATGGGCGGCTGTATGTCATGGGGAACCATGGACTCTCCTTCACACTTCATCATCCTCTGGCCTTTAAACCTTCAGAGAAAGTCAGAGCCATGATGGAAATGGGGGTTGAATATCAGGAGATTTCGGCTGAAATGATAGCAGCCTATGCCGGGGATCGGTTATTTTTACTCGTGGGCGAAGACCAGATCTCCTTGGATTCAGCCAAGCTGTTAATCATTAGTCCGTTATGGCGAGAGCTTGCACCTGTGCAAAATAATCTTGTTTACCTCATGGATGCCAAATGGAATTATGATGATTCAATTACGCTGGAACGCCTGCTGAACGTGCTGCCAGATGTTCTTCGCAAAAGCGTTTAGATTAACGAGTTTTGCTAAACATGGCTGCCCCCAAGGTAAAACCTTCAGGGACAGCCACCTTGATGTACCCTCGATTCGCATCCTCTATGACCCAATACACCTATATTGACGTGAATGAGGAACCTGTCTCCACCAAGGACTTCATTCCTGAAAGTACGATTGGTAAACCATTTTCCAGAATTACAGCGGTGCTGGCAGCCTGTGCGAATTCATCAGGGAAAGAGAGAAACCGCCAACTCATTACGAGCTTGCTTGGAGGATCAAATGCGAGAATAATTCCCTCGGGATTGATATTTCGCGGTTTTGTTTCCATAAGGGTTTCACGCTCCAATTCGTTGAAGCAGTCCTTCTGCTATTGTGATGGGCGAGTTATTAGCTGCGATGACAGAGAGCGCAGCATGAAAAGGAACTACAATCCGCTAATTGGCGGAAACGGGAGCAAAAGTAGCATGAATGGGAACGGAGGTACGCTAATAAAGCAGAACATGCTGATTCTGACTGGGAAATGGTGAAATAGCGGACCATAGTTCCCTCTGGAGTGGAATTTGGTGGTTTTCAGCAATATAGCGGATCATAGTTCCCTTTGGGCTGTGCGATGACAGAAGGCGCAGCATGAAAAGGAACTACGATCCGCTAATTGGCGGAAACGGGAGCAAAAGTAGCATGAATGGGAACTGAGGTACGCTAATAAAGAAGAACATGCTGATTCTGACTGGGAAATGGTGAAATAGCGGACCATAGTTCCCTCTGGAGTGTAATCTGGTGGTTTTCAGCAATATAGCGGATCGTAGTTCCCTCCCTCTGTTCTTAGCGTTTTTCTTACATATACTCGCCCATTCGTAGGAATACAACATTCTTGAAGCAGGGTTCTCTAGAAGATAAGGGAGCTGTTTCTCTAAAATCATCAAGAGGGCATACGGGAATAGAGGATGTGCTATTAATTCCTCATTTTCCCATATATGCACGTTTGATTCCACGGTCTCTTGGTGGTTTACCCTCCCATGACTCAACGGGTCGCAGCCCTTACATTCCTTCGTTATACCTGTCCAAGAGGTGGAGGCCGAGATGCTCTAGTAACGGGTCTGTGCCCTTTGGGAACTACTACTCGGTACTTCCGTGCTTTTCGTCATGCGTGATCCTACGAATGGGCCAACATACGCCCCTAGTTAAAAAGCGTTGCTTCCTTCAACTTTCTGACACTCCAGCGGAGCACAATAAACAATGACCAGGATAAACTAAGCAGCTTGCTGCTGCTCCATGTCCGATTTGAATTCTTCTTGCCGTTTTACCATACCGATGATTATACGTGCTAATTTACCGATTAATTTAAAAATAGAGCGGTGCTTTTTCATCTTCATGACCTGTACATTGTGGATATGCCACTGCTGAAAACTCGGATGATTGTTGACAAGTGTGAGTACCGCTAAATACAAATATTTTCGCAATTGGGGCCTTCCACGTTTTGAAAGGGTCACTTTACCTTGATGCTTGCCTGAACTCTGATTCACGAGGTTCATCCCGGCTTGCGAGAGGATTTGTTGACCGTGCGCATACTTGCTTAGGTCCCCGCACCCTGCCAACAATGCCGAGATCATCAACGTGCTCAAACCCTTCAGACTCCGTAGTAAGGGGACCTCCGGTAGTGGTTCAAGCAGCCCTTCCAGCTCTTGTTCGAACTCTCGCAGTCGTTCAGCCAAGCGCTCATAGTCCTCAAGAAGCCTTTTCAGATCATTTCGCGCTTCCACGTACCCTACTTTACTGCCGACGGAATTGCGGGCTGCTGCGATGAGTCTGGTAGCAATCTCCATGCCGGTTCTACCCCCAGCTCGCTTCATTCCGCCTTTTTCTCTCCATAAAGATACCATCTCCAGCGGCGTTAATAGTCTTACGTCTGCCGGCAACGGAAAGATCTTGAGTGAGGCCAGGGAACGGACGGTTGTCCAGTCCTCAAAAACACGGCAGTACTCGGGAAAGTGGATGTCAAGTAAGCGGAAGATGCGGTTTTTTAGGCTTGTTTGCTGGTTCACCCAGTATTCCCGGTCATTCATGACCATACGTATGCGCTGGTAAACGTCCCCATGCTGATAATAAGGAAAGTAAAATCCCCGACAGACCGCATCTGCGATAACCAAAGCATCTTTGAAGTCGTTTTTGGACTGACTGTTGTCTCGATTCTCTTTGTTTCTATACGTGGTTAAGGGATTGACCAGAACGACTTCATGGTTGTTTTGCGTTAGCCAGTCAGTAAGATTAAACCAGTAGTGCCCCGTTGGTTCGAGTCCAATGAGGAACGAAGTGAGATTTTTTTGGGCTAGTAAATTTTGAATCCAGCGAAATAATTTTTCGAAACCCTCTCTTCCGTTTTCAAACGAAATAGGTCGTCCGATTTCGATCCCACGGAAGTTGACAGCCCGAGCAACGTGTTTTTCTTTGGCAATATCTACACCAACGATAAGATGATTCGTGGTAATTCGTTCGATCCGTTGATTTTCCGAATGTCTTTGTTTAAACTTCATAGTGAGCACTCTCCTGTTATTAGATCATGTTAGTCACTGGCCGGTGACATGATCTTAATGTACAGAGGGTGCTTGTTTTTTGCAAAACCAAAATATTAGCATCTACAGGAATGCTCTGGGCTGTGCGATGACAGAAAGCGCAGCATGAAAAGGAACTACGATCCGCTATCTATGAGTCTATGATTCTAGCAGCTTCTGGTATATAATGGAATCTATTGTGTTAATATGTTGTATCAACTTTACAGGGGGATTTACATGAAAGTTTCTTTTAGAAAACGAATAGCTCATATGGTGGCAGCCGTCTGGATTGCCGCTATTGTGCTGCCAACCGGTGTTCAGGCCAACAGCGACTCAACCGCCTATCCGGATGTGCCTACAGACTATTATGCAAGCCAAGAAATCACGGTGCTAAAGCAGAAAGGAATCGTTAGTGCTGCTGAGGATGGAAGCTTTCATCCAGATGACGCAGTTACACGGGGAGATGCGGCCTTATGGCTGAGCAAGGCGCTCAAGCTGAATAAACCCAAATCGTTAAACGCGTTTACGGATGTGAAAGTGACGAGTCCTTATGCTGAGGCGGTCAATGCCTTGAAGGAGCAGAACATTGTGCAGGGCAATGAGGGGCTGTACGAGCCAGATTCTCTCCTAACCCGTGAACAAATGGCGAGTTTGCTCGTTCGCGCTTTTCAACTCCGAGATAACGGCATACAGGCATGGCTCAAAGATGAAACAACGATCGGCAAAGTTCACCACGACGATGTCATGAAGTTAAAGCAGAATTTCATTACAGAGCAGATGGAATTTATGCCGCAAAACCAGGTGACCCGTGCACAGCTTGTCTTATTTATTTATCGCACCCTTTCTCAAAAGGAGGAAACAGCGCAAGGTCCTGTTTCTTTGGAAGACTTTTTGCGAATGCCGGATAAGGTCTCAATGAGGCTCTCGCCTGACAGCAAAACGCTGGCTTACTTGCAGCCATGGGAGAATCGGATGAATGTTCATATCCAAAAGGTTGGAGAGACGCAAAGCACGCGAATCACCAGCTCCAAGGATGAGAACATTCACAGTTTAATATGGATTACCGACAAGATTCTCATCTACACAGTCGATAGCGGCGGAACGGAAAATCAGCATATTCGCGCTGTTCACATTGACGGTTCGGGAGATATGGACCTAACTCCTTATACGAACGTAAAGTCAGATTTGCTTGACATTCTGCCAGCAAAGGATGAAAGCGACATTGAGCTTTTGCTTACAATGAACAAACGTGATCCCAAAGTTATGGATGTATATCGGGTTAAGCTAAGTACCGGAGATACCAAGTTGCAGATACAGAACCCCGGGAACGTCGTGTACTGGCAGACTGATAATTGGGGCGAAATTCGGACTGCGATTGCCAGAGACGGCGATACGACCAGCCTGCTTTACAGAGAAGACGAGGACAAAGATTTTGACAAAATCACTACTTTTGACGCAAAAGATACCTTTATTCCAGTCATGTTCTCCTTTAATAATGAACAAATCTACGCTGCTTCGAACGTTGGACGCGATAAGCAAGCTTTAGTGAAATTTGATCCGATTACGAAGAAAGAGACAGAAGTCGTTTATGAGAATGACGAAGTCGATATCGATAATTTTATCGTTTCCTACAAGAAAAAAGCGATTCTTGCCGTATACTATGAGACGGATGATATGAAAATGCATTACTTGGACAAAGAATTTGAAGAGCTGTCGCACAAAATTGAAGCCAAGCTGAATACTCGCCATTGGAATCTAGTCGGATCGCCGGATAAGAATCTACTGCTTTTGTATTCGGGTAGTGATAAATCATATGGCACTTATTATTTATATGACCGCAAGGCGGATAAGCTTGATAAAATAGATGACATTCATCCGAAAATCGATGAGTCTAAGCTGGCTGATATGAAGCCGATTTCTTTTAAAAGTAGGGATGGCTTAATTATTCACGGTTACTTAACGCTTCCCAAAGGCGTTGTTCCCAACAAACTTCCTGTAGTTATCAATCCACATGGGGGACCTTGGGCTCGTGATTCATGGGGGTATCAGATGGAAGTTCAGCTGCTGGCCAGCCAAGGGTATGCCGTGCTTCAATTGAATTTCCGCGGTTCCACAGGCTATGGGAAAGCCTTTTTGCATGCCGGTGACAAACAATGGGGCAAAGCCATGCAGAATGATATTACCGACGGAGTAAACTGGCTGATTAAGAGGGGGACAGCTGACCCTGAACGCGTCGCGATATATGGAGCTTCCTATGGTGGGTATGCGACACTAGCTGGCATGACTTTCACGCCTGATTTGTATGCTGCAGGTATTGATTACGTAGGGCCTTCGAATCTCTTAACCTTCATGAACACGATTCCCCCTTATTGGGAACTAAATCGCCCCCAGATGATTCAACAGGTAGGTGACCCCATAAAAGATAGGAAGCAGCTCGAAATGGTATCACCTTTGCTTCACGCGAGTCAAATTAAATCACCGCTGATGATTGTACAAGGCGTGAATGATCCCAGGGTGAATAGGGCAGAATCTGATCAAATGGTTGAAGCGCTGCGCAAGCTGGATGTAGACGTTCCTTATATGCTCAAGCGGAATGAAGGTCATGGTTTTCAAAAGGTGGAAAACGAACGCGATTTTTATCAAGCACTAATCCATTTTCTTAATCAAAACGTGAAAAATAAGAAAAAATCAGCGTAACCGAAGTGTCATTCTTTCATTATCTTGCTCTTCCATTCGAGAAAGCGTACAAAAGCTTCATGCTGCGGTTATACTGATCCCAGAAGTTAATAAACTGATCTTAAACTGGGGGTTAAGCAACATGCCTAAGCAACTGCAAACAAGTTTAGAAAATCTGAATTGGCCCTCAATCCAACAATCGCTGGATGAACAGGGATATGTCAAATTGCCTGCTTTATTAAATAAACAGGATTGTGAGGATGTCATCAGCGGATATGAGGAAGAGGATTACTTTCGAACGACCATCGATATGGCAAGGTACCGTTTTGGGATTGGAGAGTACAAATATTACAATACACCGCTGCCACCATTGCTGCAGCAGCTTCGAGAGGGTTTATACCCTGAACTTGCAATAACAGCTAACCGATGGCTGGGGCAATTGGGCCAACCTGCTACGTATCCGGCAACATTAGCAGAATTCCTTGATCTATGTCATCTAGAAGGACAGAATCGGCCAACCCCGCTGATCCTGAAATATGAAACAGGCGGATACAATTGTTTGCATCAGGATTTATACGGGAATGTGTGCTTTCCTTTTCAGGTGGTTTTCGCTCTGAATCAAAGAGAGATAGATTTCACAGGCGGGGAATTCTTACTGGTGGAGCAAAGGCCGAGGGCGCAAAGCCGGGGCCATGTCATCACCTTGGAACAAGGAGAGGGGCTGGTTTTTCCT
Above is a genomic segment from Paenibacillus sp. HWE-109 containing:
- a CDS encoding 2OG-Fe(II) oxygenase is translated as MPKQLQTSLENLNWPSIQQSLDEQGYVKLPALLNKQDCEDVISGYEEEDYFRTTIDMARYRFGIGEYKYYNTPLPPLLQQLREGLYPELAITANRWLGQLGQPATYPATLAEFLDLCHLEGQNRPTPLILKYETGGYNCLHQDLYGNVCFPFQVVFALNQREIDFTGGEFLLVEQRPRAQSRGHVITLEQGEGLVFPTNHRPLLGTRGYYKTTLRHGVSTVKTGTRYSLGIIFHDAK
- a CDS encoding ABC transporter substrate-binding protein gives rise to the protein MRTARRFVILLALTTLMIALVAACGTKVEKSTLKDATEQSKAEPATRKITDSKGHTVVIPTQAKKIVYTGSDLGDLLALGVKPAGATLGVIAKQVAYPDLLVGIEDIGDVSANLEKVLSLEPDLILMDSGGTYYKSTDYDALNKIAPTVTYDRLPTFERLLVIGDIIGKKQVAEKWIQDFKGKVAGMKGKLTVKEGETATVFIRLGKEFYVMGNSGFSTILYDTLGYKPAPKVKQTLIDKNERFSDVSNEVLPEFAGDYLFVLTDDNEAARAAADSFTNASVFKSLKAVVNKQVYYIPTKWNFDDPITKDRLLDELPKIMK
- a CDS encoding IS110 family transposase, giving the protein MKFKQRHSENQRIERITTNHLIVGVDIAKEKHVARAVNFRGIEIGRPISFENGREGFEKLFRWIQNLLAQKNLTSFLIGLEPTGHYWFNLTDWLTQNNHEVVLVNPLTTYRNKENRDNSQSKNDFKDALVIADAVCRGFYFPYYQHGDVYQRIRMVMNDREYWVNQQTSLKNRIFRLLDIHFPEYCRVFEDWTTVRSLASLKIFPLPADVRLLTPLEMVSLWREKGGMKRAGGRTGMEIATRLIAAARNSVGSKVGYVEARNDLKRLLEDYERLAERLREFEQELEGLLEPLPEVPLLRSLKGLSTLMISALLAGCGDLSKYAHGQQILSQAGMNLVNQSSGKHQGKVTLSKRGRPQLRKYLYLAVLTLVNNHPSFQQWHIHNVQVMKMKKHRSIFKLIGKLARIIIGMVKRQEEFKSDMEQQQAA
- a CDS encoding helix-turn-helix domain-containing protein, with protein sequence MNQDVREAQILHDLLFSICGVGSMNSTDGSIDVSPLEGRHGIIAFTEGRGSLLIDGITVPIKQGVCLIAHAETKLVFDTREGDDLTGLWVTFSMHCLGTNRPLPIHPHVPFGYPITPTPFIKCVDLLEQIVHKGEDGGPFESYKQQIRLQELLLLMLESHQAKRAATDSIQAVEQSVAYLEEHFIEHITVEQLVQHSGVRRWEYSSIFQAITGYKPLDYLTEVRMKRAKELLLLSNAPLRDIAHRVGFKDEYYFNRRFRQSMGISPKQYARTHPRNVMIQKELGSQIELPLQNSRIVVIGYALGNLLTLGVRPVGADLTVIGKQVVYRNELQHIMDIGPREDLERIKALAPDFIFYCNTVETAATPISQIAPTLVLDREDANFEQLRLMAAVLGKRPHAEKWIKNYKSKSKALWNQYRLDIKANETVTVIVIVDGRLYVMGNHGLSFTLHHPLAFKPSEKVRAMMEMGVEYQEISAEMIAAYAGDRLFLLVGEDQISLDSAKLLIISPLWRELAPVQNNLVYLMDAKWNYDDSITLERLLNVLPDVLRKSV
- a CDS encoding S9 family peptidase, encoding MKVSFRKRIAHMVAAVWIAAIVLPTGVQANSDSTAYPDVPTDYYASQEITVLKQKGIVSAAEDGSFHPDDAVTRGDAALWLSKALKLNKPKSLNAFTDVKVTSPYAEAVNALKEQNIVQGNEGLYEPDSLLTREQMASLLVRAFQLRDNGIQAWLKDETTIGKVHHDDVMKLKQNFITEQMEFMPQNQVTRAQLVLFIYRTLSQKEETAQGPVSLEDFLRMPDKVSMRLSPDSKTLAYLQPWENRMNVHIQKVGETQSTRITSSKDENIHSLIWITDKILIYTVDSGGTENQHIRAVHIDGSGDMDLTPYTNVKSDLLDILPAKDESDIELLLTMNKRDPKVMDVYRVKLSTGDTKLQIQNPGNVVYWQTDNWGEIRTAIARDGDTTSLLYREDEDKDFDKITTFDAKDTFIPVMFSFNNEQIYAASNVGRDKQALVKFDPITKKETEVVYENDEVDIDNFIVSYKKKAILAVYYETDDMKMHYLDKEFEELSHKIEAKLNTRHWNLVGSPDKNLLLLYSGSDKSYGTYYLYDRKADKLDKIDDIHPKIDESKLADMKPISFKSRDGLIIHGYLTLPKGVVPNKLPVVINPHGGPWARDSWGYQMEVQLLASQGYAVLQLNFRGSTGYGKAFLHAGDKQWGKAMQNDITDGVNWLIKRGTADPERVAIYGASYGGYATLAGMTFTPDLYAAGIDYVGPSNLLTFMNTIPPYWELNRPQMIQQVGDPIKDRKQLEMVSPLLHASQIKSPLMIVQGVNDPRVNRAESDQMVEALRKLDVDVPYMLKRNEGHGFQKVENERDFYQALIHFLNQNVKNKKKSA
- a CDS encoding FAD-dependent oxidoreductase, which produces MTTTIANTKQQQRIAIVGAGPGGLTLARILQQHGVASVVYEREQSPSSRGQGGSLDIHHDSGQKALREAGLIDQFEALARYEGQDFRLFDKTGKIYLDEVAEPQEGDRPEIDRGVLRELLIQSLDPAAIRWGHNLTHVVPLENGQHELHFENGHIDTVNLVVAADGAFSRIRPLLTESTPAYSGLSMVEIYVNNAAVDHPEISALNGRGKMFALSDHKGILGQLNGDGRICVYLAFQVEREWLNTCGISFDQPEDAKGLLLQHFDDWDESLKNYIRSAQGPMFPRRIYMLPVGLKWTSKPGITLIGDAAHLMSPFAGEGVNLAMLDATELALSIIEHADINQAIQAYEEKMYVYSSKSAEESQANLELTFGDDAAAKFLDLMNQYHSVE
- a CDS encoding CBO0543 family protein; the encoded protein is MTIQDGINQVEQAQQEIVEANTLINDAIIHSFLFTWRWWLGIALFIVPWLIWLKYKKKDSSNRLFLAGLCSILLGQIIDMFALSMGKWSYPIKFIPCSGTTFLPYHFSMLPVGVMFAIQIKPKLNPILKGIILGLICAYLIEPFFTKTGFYNPKNWKYIYDVCIYFSIYNIAHLLTRLKHFGPIESKDE